A genome region from Triticum aestivum cultivar Chinese Spring chromosome 2B, IWGSC CS RefSeq v2.1, whole genome shotgun sequence includes the following:
- the LOC123043695 gene encoding WEB family protein At2g38370 — MEEEARPPLLPVRVPVNGEDLAPPSAGACGVGVGVGGGRAEIDTSAPFESVREAVDRFGGSAAWSSHLVNRIFAHHKKQNQTVCGGTEDEQRANLAEQTAQIEKELGAKERETLDVLKQLESAKKIIADLKLKIQKKTGEDTLQPEEEKQQQQQDSNCSFTELSTAEPEVKRPEGNAEATEVQTAEPEAKQQPEGNAEVAEMQTTEPEVKQPDGNANAGADVDMCAGLDEQEHQQQHPNLVLMELEQAKSNLNRTTGDLAAIRASIESLRNDIATEKVLVERSREKVSSDATLVSSLKQELDQTTQKLQTLKDLQRRREDPSDIFFEIKRMTSEIEQLRNAANASKSEAMMLAAEIEQTKATIGTAEVRCLAAKKMEEAARAAEALALAEIKALLCSEASAQDLQDTDGVSLSVEEYNELASMAQEADESSRNKIAAAMVHVDEANQSKSESLTRLEEAKMEVEECKKALQEALKRVETANRRKFAVEETLRRCRSETGHKRRSFRGSPKFKTAAHRHRDDSHCMDIIDVSDNSMKPTLSIGQILSMKLMGPDGYDKSVSDDTSTSETSSVSLGQILNRRQAILTYSSDASANKKFSGKRKKFAFTGLSVFLAKQAKSKKKRGSDEN, encoded by the exons ATGGAAGAGGAGGCCCGCCCGCCCCTGCTCCCGGTGCGCGTCCCGGTGAACGGCGAGGACCTGGCCCCGCCCTCCGCTGGCGCgtgcggcgtcggcgtcggcgtcggcggcggcagggCGGAGATCGACACCTCCGCGCCGTTCGAGTCCGTGCGGGAGGCCGTCGACCGCTTCGGCGGCAGCGCCGCCTGGAGCTCCCACCTCGTCAACCGCATCTTCGCGCACCACAAG AAACAGAACCAGACTGTGTGTGGGGGGACTGAAGACGAGCAACGCGCCAATCTGGCGGAGCAGACCGCGCAGATAGAGAAGGAGCTCGGCGCCAAGGAGAGGGAGACGCTCGACGTGCTCAAGCAGCTGGAGTCCGCCAAGAAGATCATCGCAGATTTGAAGCTCAAGATTCAGAAGAAAACAGGTGAAGATACATTGCAGCCTGAAGAAGagaagcagcagcaacagcaagatAGCAACTGCTCTTTCACTGAACTGTCCACAGCAGAACCTGAAGTGAAGCGGCCTGAAGGAAATGCTGAGGCTACAGAAGTGCAAACAGCAGAACCTGAAGCCAAGCAGCAGCCTGAGGGAAATGCTGAAGTTGCAGAAATGCAAACAACAGAACCTGAAGTGAAGCAGCCTGATGGAAATGCAAATGCTGGAGCTGATGTGGACATGTGCGCCGGTCTAGATGAACAAGAGCACCAGCAGCAGCATCCTAACTTGGTTCTGATGGAGCTCGAGCAGGCAAAGTCGAACCTGAACAGAACCACGGGTGACCTCGCTGCCATCAGAGCCTCCATCGAGTCGCTGCGCAACGACATCGCAACGGAGAAAGTCCTGGTGGAGAGGAGCCGGGAGAAGGTGTCCTCGGACGCCACCTTGGTTTCTTCTCTGAAGCAGGAGCTGGACCAGACCACGCAGAAGCTGCAGACGCTGAAGGATCTTCAGAGAAGGCGCGAGGATCCCTCGGACATCTTCTTCGAGATCAAGAGGATGACTTCCGAGATAGAGCAGCTCAGGAATGCTGCAAATGCTTCGAAATCTGAAGCCATGATGTTAGCTGCCGAGATTGAGCAGACCAAGGCCACCATCGGCACTGCTGAAGTGAGATGTCTTGCAGCCAAGAAGATGGAAGAAGCTGCAAGAGCAGCTGAAGCTCTTGCACTAGCTGAGATCAAGGCCCTGCTCTGCAGTGAAGCCTCAGCTCAAGATCTCCAGGACACAGATGGAGTGAGCCTTTCAGTGGAAGAGTACAACGAGCTTGCTTCGATGGCTCAAGAGGCCGATGAAAGCTCAAGGAACAAGATTGCAGCTGCCATGGTCCATGTCGATGAAGCCAACCAATCGAAGTCGGAGTCACTCACAAGGCTAGAGGAAGCGAAAATGGAGGTCGAGGAATGCAAGAAGGCGCTACAAGAGGCCCTGAAGAGGGTAGAGACTGCCAACCGAAGAAAGTTTGCGGTGGAAGAGACCCTTCGTCGATGCCGATCCGAGACCGGACACAAGAGGCGCTCATTCCGTGGCTCCCCCAAGTTCAAAACTGCAGCACATCGCCACAGAGATGACTCTCACTGCATGGACATCATCGATGTTTCAGACAACTCCATGAAACCGACACTGTCGATCGGGCAAATACTGAGTATGAAGCTGATGGGGCCTGATGGGTACGACAAGAGCGTGTCGGACGACACGAGTACGAGTGAAACTTCTAGTGTCTCCCTTGGCCAGATCCTGAACAGGAGGCAGGCAATCTTGACTTATAGCAGTGATGCAAGTGCTAACAAGAAATTCTCCGGAAAGAGGAAGAAGTTTGCCTTCACTGGGCTTTCAGTTTTCTTGGCAAAGCAggccaagagcaagaagaagagaggaTCAGATGAGAACTGA